From the Manis pentadactyla isolate mManPen7 chromosome 15, mManPen7.hap1, whole genome shotgun sequence genome, the window CTGGCCCCAGTGCCTGTCTCTGGGAAGGCCGCGGACCCAATCGGGAGGCAGTGTCGGAGACTTGAGGGCAGCGTGACTGGTCACGGatgctattttatatttttttcacgaCTGAATTTTTAACAGCAGGCCGTGTGGAAGCAGGAGCCTTGGCCTGCTCTGTCCCTAATGCAGTAGGCTCTTGGGGGCTGATGGTGGGCTGTTCTTCTGCACTGGAGCCCCTCCTGCAGCCCCCCATCTAACTAACCCCTCAGGCCCCTGAAAAGGCCAGCATCCACCGGCTGACGGAGGCCTTCATGCTCCGGCTGCAGGCTCAGTTCCCCTCCACAGTTAGCACCGTGTACAGGTGTGTGTGCCCACGGGGTGGTTGCCCAAACATGGGGGTGGCGGGCTCAGCAGAGTGGAGAGGAGCTGCTGGCACCCTTGGACCCTGTATCTCACACCCCAGGACGAGTGAGAAGCTGGTCAAGGCGCCCAGGGACGGCCATGCTGCTGGCCCCCCAGGCCCCCGCTGCCTCCTCTGTATATGTGCGCTGGACATCGACACTGCCGGTCCGTGCCACGGCCTTTCTGGGTGCACAGGGGTGGGGCTCAGCAGCTCAAGGTACCCTCAGCCCATCTCTGCTTGCAGACAGTGCCACCGCTTTCGGGGCCCAGACCCTGAATCTCTCCCAGACACAGCCCCCCGCCCGACCGGCTGAGGCCAGGGTGCCCACAGGGCCCTGCTCTTCTGCAGGGATGGAtggggcccagggctgctgccAAGTGGCCAGGCCACATGGGAGGTGAGTCCTTATCCCAACCTATCCCGTCCTATGGGCGGCGCCTCACAGCTCCAGGGGCGGCAGGCAGCCTGTGGCCAAGCCCTGGGGCCCCACGCTGAGCGGCCAAGACCAGGCACACAGGTCCAGCTCTGCTCCTGCAGGGGGGACCCCCGATCCCAGGTTGTCCAGCACCTCTGCTATGGCTGCCGCGTGACCGTGAGGGACTTGGTGAGTGGGTGCCTCCCCCGGTCTTGGGGACACAGGAAAGCCCTCCTGCTCCCGGGGGACGGGCGGGCCCTGGCTCAGCTCTGGGCTGCACTGCACCCTGCCCACACTGGCTCTGTGTTGCAGCCCTCCCTGGACCCCCTGCCACCCTACATCCTGGCTGAGGCGCAGCTCCGGAGCCAGAGGTACAGGCTGACCCTCTACTGCGGAGCCCCGGGAGGGGCCTTCCTGGCGGGAGCACCCGGGGGCTGCTTCCCACTGAGTGCGTCCCCCAGGGCCCTGCCGCAGACCCAGGAGGCTCTGGTCCAGGAGGTGGTGACGCGCATGCCGGTGAGAGCTGAGCCTGCGGCAAGTGCCCTGGACGAGAGCCGACCGCCAGGTCCCCCGTCGTGTGGAGCAGGAAGCCGTGGGTGGGCAGAGGGCACGTGACGGTCCATTagcataaataaaaacattttaattagaaAAGTCTACAGTACATGTAGGGGAAGGGAGGGCGGGCCCCTGGCCCAGTGTGGCCGGCTGTAGGCTACGCCGGGCCCAGCAGGGATGCTGAAAGGGACAGCAGTGCGGCCCGGGGCCCTTCCAGCAGCAGCATCAGGGCCCGGTGGGCCAGGCGGGGGCCGTGTCGCCGCAGGCGGCCTCGGACCGGAGCGTGGCCCCCCGCAGCCCGCGGGCGCCGCCGCCTACTCCCTCTCACGGgtccacttgatcatggtctcTGGCGAGCGGTACAGGAAGATGAGCTTGGCGTAcagctcctcctccagctccagctcctgcGTCTCCCGCACCAGGAAGATGTCCTGGCAGAGCTTGAGGACGCGGTCCACACACGGCAGCTCCTCGAACATGATCGAGTGCGAGATCTCGCTGAAGAAGCCCCGCACGAACTTGCCGATGACCAGCACGATGGACACGTAGAGCCCCATGATCCTGCGGGCGGGGCGGGGTGAGTCCCGGGGCTGCCGCAGAGGCCGGCCCGCCCGGCCACCCACGCGCGCAGCACTCACCCGTAGCCGGCCAGGAAGCCGAGGCTGGGCGGGCTGACCTTGTCGCTGAAGATGACCATGGGCAGCAGATTGCAGTCCGCCCGGCAGTCCTGCAGCTCTATGACCCACCACTCAAGGAAGCCGGCGGCCCCCGCGCCCACTCGCTCCCTCCGCAGCTGGATGCGCACGCCGAGGTAGTCATCCTCCTCGTCTGGGTCAGAGCCGCAGGGGTCAGGGCCCGCGCGCTCCCCGCGGGGGCTAGGGCCCGGCACCCTTCCACCCCCGAGTGCCCCCCACTCACTGGGCTGCAGCTGCTTCACAGGGTTGGCTTCGGGCCCGTTGGGAGCGCGGATGTACTTGGGGAAGAGGTGGGGGATGACCCTGTGGGGGGTCAGCAGGTCAGGAGCAGCCCCGGCCCCTTGCGCTCCCTCTGGCCCGGCCCTGCCCGGCCCTGCCACTCACACTGACTGGTCCGAGGTGCCCTGGAGCAGGCTGGCCAGCTGCCTCCGCTCAGTACTGTtgggggtcaggtccagggtgtGCTTCTCATTGGTGTACTCCATGGTGCCGCCCTTGGCCAGGTCTCTGCAGGCCGGGGTGCAGTGTGACCTACTGTGGCCTGTGCCACGCCCTCCGACCCCCTACCCAAGCCCAGGACGCACCTCTGGAAGTTCCAGGTGAAGCGCAGGGTGATAGCGGCGGTACCGTTGTCCAGCTCCCGCTTCATCTGGGCCCGGCTTGGCGGGCTGATGCGCCACAGCGCCCCGGAGCTGCCCTCGATCTGTGCCGTGACGATGTCCTCAGGGCTGTACTGGCTGATGAACTGCATGGCCAGCTGGGTACGAGGTGGCACCTCAGTGGGATGTGGCCAAGCTACCCCTCCCCACCAGGCAGCTGCAGTATGGGGGCCACTCACCGGGTGGGGGTCAAACTGCCTGGATAGCTCCTCGTAGGCCTGGTGCGTGAAGGGGATGATGGACGGCTGCTGGGCGCTCATGGTGaacaggggctgggggcagggagagggagccatGGTGTAGCAGCGCCTGAGCCCCTGGCTGGCAGCACCCACGGGCTgtgaggaggaggggctgggggctgcctggCCCCCCGGGCAGCCCACTCCCAGCGTCACTGCCTCCCCTGACTGGAACAGACAGGTGGCCCCCACCTCGTAGCCACCCAGCTTCAGGGTGACGGTGACGTCGATGGGCTGGTTGACAACGCCGACCACGGAGCGCACCAGGGACATGAAGAGCAGCGGGAACCAGATGATGGCCACGAGGAACAGGATGATGAGGCCGCCCATGCCGTACTTGAcgatcttcttcttcttctgcccCTTGGGCTGCGGGTATTTCTGGGGGTGCAACACTGGTCACTGGTCAGCTCTGCGCAGGCCTCTGTGCCCATACCCGCTCCGTGCAGGCCGGCGCTGTCCTCTACACCTCGCCCCACTCCTCCTCATGTGGCCGGTCCTGGGCTCACCCAGCGGCCCGGTAAATTCAAACCTCCAAACTGATAGCAGAGCTATGGCAGTCAGGACAGTGTGGGCAAGGAGAACAGAGACCGGAGGGGCAGAAGGCGGGAGCCCAGGAAGGGACCCTCCTGTTGAGACGGGTGCTGCCAAGACCAGCCTCTCAGTGAACGGGGCGGGGAGAGCTGGCTGGCCGCATACAGAGAATGGAGTTGGACCCCTCCTCACACCGTGCACAAAAAATTACATGTAAGACCTACATCAGACTCTTGGGGGCAAATCTTTATTACCTTGGATTTTCCAAGAGTCTCCGATTTGACAAACACCAAAAAtgagcaatgaaagaaaaaatgtcaaattGGACATTACTGAAAAAACAGCCTTTGTGTCTCAGAGGACCCATCAGCCGAGTCAGAGAAGCCGCTCTGCACATCGGGTGGCTGGTGAGGGCCTAGCGTCTGGAGCACACGAAGAGCTCGTACGGCCTGACAGTGAACAGACGGCCCGCGGGAGCGACGGGCAGAGGCCCTGAGCACACTTCTCTCCAGAGAAGACGCAAACGGCCAGAACGTGCAGCTAAAGGAGGTCAGCGACCTCGGCCGTCAGGGAAACCCACACGGGACCACAGTGAGATGCCGCCTCACCCGCCAGGACAGCTGCGACCCGCGTAGCAGAGCAGGAAGCTCCGGTGAGACCAGAGAAATGGGATGCAAGACGGGGCGGCCGCCGTGGCAGGTGAGGCCCACCACCTGACCGGGCCACCCCACGCCCACCTGTGTACCCAGGAGAGCTTGGGACTGTCCACAGCAGCACGTGTTATGATGAACAAGGAGAGACCCAAACGTCCTTCAGCGTTTGGAGCAGCTAGATGAACAAAGGGCACACCGCAGGGTAGAGCTGGGGCACTGCCAAGTGAGGAGCCGCCCGAGGCCACGCCGACTCCCCTACAGGGATGTCCAGCAGACGgtggcaggcaggggcaggggtgggtgggctgGCGTGCCTGCTGGCTGCACGGCCCTTGCATACACTGGAAACCCCCAGATGGTCTGCTTCAGGGGAGCCTTGTGCTATGTGAATTCTCTCAACAAAGCCACTGAACAACAAGCACCTGGCTTACTGTAGTGCCCCCCACCCTGCCAGCCCGAGAGAGGCTGGGTCTCTGCTGGGCCTTCTCAGGCCTGCTCTGCCAACTGCCTGCCCTGACAGGGCCAAGTTCACTGTACCCTCTGACGAGCCCCTCTGGCCCTTGGTGGCATTCTGGCCTCAGGCTGACGTGGGCTGAGCCCTGGGGTAGGACCCCCCTGCACCATTGGGCTCTCGCGGCAGTCTGTCTGCCCCAGGAGGCAGTGACCCGTGTACCGCCCTGCCCTGGGCCCAGCACCTTTTCTGTCTCTCGGCTGCACTTGATGATGAAGATGTTGGCATAGATGTCCTCCACACACATCCAGTTGGACAGGGACAGTGTGGTGTCCGTCCACACCCAGTCCATCACAGCCCTCAGCTCCACCAGGAACGGCACCAGCCGGAACCTGCCAGGGCCAGGCGCCCGTCAGGAGGGCCTGCAGAAGGGCAGCCTCAGGCCTTCCACCCCTAGCCAGCCCCACTCACCCCTGGAAGAGGAAGAGATTGAGGTGGTTGTACTTCTTGGTGAGGAAGTTGCCGAGGATGCGGGTGGGGTAGCCACAGCGGATCTGGTAGGCGGACAGGGCAAAGTAGATGCACTTGACGAAGTACCACAGCTGGGCCACTGCGTTCTGGCTGAACATCCTGGGTGGGGCAGGAAGGCAGGTCAGGGCTCCTGCCCGAGGCCCCCGCCCCAGCCCTGGCTCGGCCAGGCGCCCACCTCTCAGTGACGGCGGGCAGGACGAAGAACATCCAGAGGTGGATGGCCAGCACCAGGACCACCTGGAAGGCCAGCTTGCCCAGAACAGTCTTGCGCAGGTAGAGGGCGCGGTCGACCACCATGGTGCTGAACTGGATCAGCAGCATGACCAGGAAGGCCTCGGGCACCTGGTCGTCTGACAGGGAGGACGTGATGTCCGTGGCCGCCGAGTGCTTCTGTGGTCAGGAGAACACAGGTCAGGGTGGCCTGTGGCCGCCGGGTGTCGGCTCACTGGGGACCCCGCACTCCTGCTCACCCCAAAGGCCCAGAAGccgaagatgatgatgatgaagtcGACAACGTCGGCCAGGAACATGAGGGCATAGACGTCCGTGGCTGCCCGGTACTTGGTGTGCAGAATGTCGTGGAAGAAGTGTCGCAGAGGCTGGTAGACGCCGCGGGCCCTGGGGGGGCGGTGGGCAGTGTGGTGCTGGCCTCGGCGCCGCCCCTGCTGCCCCccagcccaggccaggccacTCACAGCGTCAGGCAGCAGCTCTGCAGCCGGGCCCCGAGTGCCCTCACTCCCGCCCGGGGGCGACCCCACCTCCGGCTCCCGGTGGCTGCTGCCTCCACGGCCGCCCTGTCCTTGGGATCTGGGGGGGAAGCAGCCACTGCTGAAGGAAGCCGTGGGAGCTGGGCCCCACCCCGACTGCCAAGCACCCCGAGAGACCCCCCACGGGGCCGGCATCGCCCCATTCTGCAGACGGGCAGGCCGAGCAGGGACCTCCCCAGGGCCACCGGCCGTGGGCCAGCTCGAGCCGTGTCTTCTGGACACGGCGTCAGGCACACGGCCGAGGGTGTGGCGGACGAGGCCTCGTACCGAAGGCTGCCGGCTCTCTGGGGTCACTGCTCTCCTTCCGCCTCCTCCGGAGACTCAAACGCGTGAGCCCCGTGTCATGGGACCGCCCGTCCCTGGCTTCCGCCCGGATGTCCCCCTTGATGGGGGTCCCCGCCACCTCTGGCTCCTGGGGCCCCAGTGGGGCCGGCTCCTCTTGAACGCCCCTGTCCTGCTCCTTGGAGAGTGGGTCCTCCTCGTGGTTCCAGAGGCCGTAGCACTGTGGCGGCAGGGAGGGCAGGCTGAGGCTGTGGGGCTGTCCCAGGGGTGCCCGGAGACCCTGCAAGACGGCCAGGCCCACCCTGCGGCCGCGGTGTCCCGCCCCGCCTCCTGGAGCAAGATGGCCTGGGCCGGGCGTGCCGGGGGGCCTGCCCGCTGGCGGCCCCGGCACGCGGCTCACCAGCAGCTGGGAGCGGTGGAAGAAGAGGGCCATGAGCTGCACCAGGTCGTACTTGATGTAGCTGTCGCTCTTCTCCAAGCCCAGGATGCGGGGCGGGAAGTAGGGCTTGTTCTCGTAGCGCCGCAGCACCGTGTGGCTGTTCCAGGGGAAGAAGCCGAACTGGAACAGGTACTTGGTGACCACCGTGACCTGCGGGGAAGGGAGCTCAGCGCGGCcaggccagcccccagccccctccagcCGCCACCCACCTCGGTGAAGACGATGGCTGTCATCCAGAAGCGCCTGCTGGGCCGCGGGATGGACAGCATGGCCCACAGGAAGACCAGCACGGGCAGCACCAGGGAGACGGCCGAGGCGGTGACCATGTGGTTGAGGACGATGACGAAGTAGCAGAGCAGCTCCGAGTGGGCGGCCACGCACTGGTACCCCGCCAGCAGCAGCTGCAGTGCCCGGCCCTGCTCGGCCTCGAACTGCTCGGCCTCCTCCAGCTCGGGGATGCACAGGCACCTGCGGGGCGCCATGCTCAGGGGCTGGCTGGGCCCCCAAGGCCCAGCCTGCCGGCACCGGGAGGCAGGCTCCGCGGCCAGCGCCCACTGCCCTCCCTTTGCTGCGCACCTGTGGAGGAGCAGCTCGCTGGCTGTGCGTGTCCGGGGGGCGGCAGCGACCCGAAGTTCCCCAGAGCCGTGTGCGGAAGCCCCGGGCTCAGGGCCCGTCTCCTCGCTGCCGCTGTGGGCGCCATGACCCACGCTTGGGGGGCTGCCAGTGGTGCTCAGTGGCTCCTCAGCCCCCAGCCCGCTGTGGGAGGGGAGGCTGGTCAGAGGCGGCCTGCGCGGTGGACTGGCCCCAAGCAGAGCGGTGCGGGTGCCCTGGCTCTGGGCCCGAGGGCAGGCTGGCTCAGCCGGGTGCTGGCTCAGCCACCGAGCCCCTGCCGGGCACCCACCTTGACGCTGGGCTGGGCGTATCGTGGGCCTCTGAGGAGTCTGGCAGTGCAGCCTCGGCCTCGCTGGCGTACAGCTGGTCTAGCACACTGCGGTGCGCTTCTCTGCCCTGTGGGGCACCGGGCTCAGCAGGTCCGCAGGGTCGGGTCTgaggggctggcaggggctggCCGTGCACAGGTTtggaggcaggcagggctggggtgtgaggggtggggctgtgggcaCGTCGCTCACCTGGAGCAGCTCCTGCGTGAACAGGTACCGCTCGGCACGCAGCACGTCGCTGATGGCTCGGTGGTGTCGCGTGAAGGTGCGCAGCCAGCGTGTGAGCCCGTCCACCAGCGCCTGCCCCAGAACCCACAGAAACTGCACGGTGCTCAGCACACGCTGCATCATGCGGCTGTGACCTGCGAGGGGGGCAGGCAAAGGGCGCTGGAGGGGTGCCCATGAGAGACCCCAGCCTGAGCCCGAGCCCGGGGTCCCACACACCTGCCATGTCTTTTGAGTCCTCTGGTGGCTCTGCCAACTGGCCCTGGCCTCCTGGGCACAGAGGTGCTGGTCAGCGCTTGGCAGCCCTACTCCGCCCCCCAACCCACACGGGCAGGACTCACCTGCCGGCAACTGCCCCGCCTGCTCCTCCTGCTGTTGCCTCAGCACCGTCTGAGCGTTGGTCACCCACGCCTGGTATGCCATCTGCAGGGCGTCACCTGGATCagctccctgcctcccagggatCAGAGCCCACCTGGCCCCCCTCGGAGCTCCCAAGGAGGTGCAGGGTCTGGCATCTGCTGGCCCAACTGGGGACCTTCAGCTCCCTGAGAAGGGGCAGGAAATGGGCCCCCAGGGCCCCATGGGGCGGGGAGGGCAGGGCATTCCTGCAGCCCACCACACACAGCCGGTGATCCAGAGATGGGCAGGAGGCTGCTGGCCCCAGGGAGCAGACAGCACCCAGAGAGCATGCCACACCCCTCCCAAAGGCCAGCCCCCCGCCGGCCACCACAGACCTGGGTGGTCAGAGTCAGGACTTCAGGAGCTAATGGACAGAGGGGTGTGTAGTCGCCCATGGCTGGCACTTCCCGTGCCTGTTTTCCCATCTGACTATGGACTGGAGGTCTGAATGGGCTGGGCAGGCTTCCCAGAGGACGCAGGCACTGGGCTCCCAGGACCTAGGGCACGCTGGCCCCATCCAGGCCCAGGAGGTCTGTGGACATGGGCAGGCAGGGAACCTCACCTGGAAGGCGCTCTGTGCAGATGGCCTGGGGTCCTCGGGTGGTGCCTCGTCCTCCTCCTCACTGTCAGACTCGAACAGGAAGTAGTCCCCGGAGTGGATGACTGTAGGCAGGGTGGGGCTCAGAGCCAGCCTCTCCAGCTTGGCGCTGGGCTCCCACCCCTACCCACATGGCTTCAGTTTGGGCAGTGGACCCGCTGTGCTGCCCAGCTGAGGTTCCCTCGGCACCCTGTGACCCCACAAGCCAAGGGCAGCATGCCACCCTCCGCCCAGGGACAGCCACAGTGGGGGAAGCAAGAAGCCCCATGCAGGCTGGGGCACAGGGACGCACGCACAGGACACAGACCAGAGCTTTGGGATGTAGCCAGTCACCAGGAGCCACACAGTGGGGTCGGGGCCAGGATGGGGGGGACCAGACCAGGGGTGGGGGTTCAGACCTCTGGGTCTGAGAAGACCCAGGGAGACACAGAGCCCATTGTCGGGAACCAGGAAGAACAAGACCCAGCACCTTACTACCCCGTGGCTTGGCGTGAGGCCTGAGGGCCCTGTGGTAGGGCCCACGGGGTGCTGGGAGGGGGCAATGTGCACAGGCTGGAAGTCAGTGAACGGCGAGCTCCTGCCACCGCAAGGGCAGACAGCAGTTGAGAGGGCAAGCCTGGCAGGCCTGGCTGGGGCAGTACCTGTGGCATGGTCCAGCCAGGGCCGCCACCACTGTCTCCGTGGCAGGGAGGAGCCCCCTGGACTGCCAGGGCCtgtggaggggcagggagggtgtgAGGACAACCACAAGTGCAGACAGACACGGATCCCCCACAGCAATGGGGGGATTGCCTCTAGGTGCCCTGGTGTGGAGGGCAGCCCAAAAGTGCAGAGAGATGGTCACGGGCTGGCCGCATGGCCTGCAGGACAGGGTGGCCACATAGCACAGGCCAGGCAGGCCAGAAGCCCTGTGGGACGTGACGTGGCAGAGGCAGCAGGCTGCAGCTGAGCAGACGTTCCTGGGCTCTGCGCTCACCTGGCTCCCGGCCGGGCCCCGGGGGGTCCTGGGGTCGGCTGCGGTTCACCCTGTGCTTCTCCTGCTTTGTGCGGATGCGTTCCATCCTGTGGGGCAGGTGGCGGCTCTGAGCGCCAGGCTGGGAGCAGGCCGGGGGTGGGGCAGACCCCGCCCCAGAGCACCTACTGTCTCTTTAGCTGGGCCAGAGACTTCTCCTCTTCCTTGCGGTGGAGGTCAATGCTTTTGAGGCTGGCGGCACTGTAGAGGTCAAAGCCCCTGTAGGGAGAGGCAGTGAGGCCCTGGGGGCACCCCACTACCAGGCTGGGCCTGGCCTCCCCAGTCCTCAACGCTCACACCGAGGGCCTGATTCTGAACTCAACGCCCTCTTGGCCGTGTGCTACAGTGAGGCCACAGACACTGCCTGCCGCCTCCAGATTCCCAGGTGTGATAACAGGCGAGTGAAGAGGTGTCAGTGGACAGCGGCCTGTAGGCATGGCCCTGCAGAGGCCAGTATGGAGGTGCGTGGGGCAGGGGAAGGCCCTCCAGCGGGCGTGCACCTACAGGCCGGCGTGGGGCGGCGAACACCAGCCGGCGGCAGAGCCAAGCACCCAGGCTCCCATGTCACAGATTGGCGATGCCCGCCCTGCATGGGCGCAGGGGCCCTCGGCAGGCGCTGACCTGGAGGCCTGCAGGGCGGTGGCCTGGAGCTCCGCCCTGACGTACAGGAAGTAGTGGCTGAGGAAGACACGGCGCTGTAGCAGCAGGAACAGGAAGCAGACGCTGTCCCAGAGGACGCCGGCCTCTTCCACGGGCAATAGGCAGTCCTTGTCCCTGCTCAGCATCTCCCTGGCTGTGGGACGGGAGCGGCGCGGGTCCGGGTGAGGTCCCCGAGTGCCCCCCGCGGCATGCCCACAGCCCCCACGCCTGCACTCACGGTTATAATAGCCTTTGACGGTGCAGACGAGGCTGAAGAGCTGGATGACCCAGCAGAAGCTGCTCTGCATTTGCTCCACGAAGACACAGGacaggagctgggggcaggggaaggtCAGCCGGGCCCACTGGGTCAGGGGTCAGGGTCGGGGCCGGGCAGGCTCACCGAGAGCATGTTCTTGGAGATGATGACAGTGACGTTGTAGAGGATGAGACAGTCCCACAGCACAAGGCGGGCGTGCGTGTCCTTCTGCAGCAGGGTGGTGCCGAAAAGCAGCAGGTAGAAGCAGGCGAGCAGGTAGCCCAGCCCGAAGATGCTGATGCGCGTGGCCCCGGTGATGAACACCAGCACCAGCACTGCCCAGAAGAGGTAGCGGAAGACGGCCACCTTCAGCATGTCGAGGTAGGACCTGCAGGTGGGGCGTCACTGTGGGGCCCCAGTCATCCCGCCTCCCCCCGGCCGCCTGGGAGCAGGGGGACCCCTGGAAGGCCCTGTCTTCTGCAAGGTTGGTGTCCGTCCCCATCCTGGCCACAGGGCCACCACTGGCAGCGCCCATCCTCAGCCCAGTCCTAGGCGGAGCCTAGCACATGTCAGCCCCGCTGACCAGCTGCCTACACAGCCCCAGCGAGCAGGATGCCACGGGACCCACCTGCAGTGCATGAAGTTGGGCACAGGGTTGGGCTCCCCCTGTGGCAGCTCCAGGCAGTCGGTGTTCGTGCCAGCCATGTGCTGCCACTCCTCAGTGTGTTCAGCCGAAAACACCAGCCACTGCTGGGAGGCACAGAGCAGCAGGAGGAAGTCGCCTGTGGGCACATGGAGACTACAGCTACAGGCACCCCAGAATGCCGGCCAGCAGAGGCCAGGGGCTTGGTGGGGCGCCGGGCCTGTCCTGTGgctctgccctcccaccccagacCAGGTGGCAGCTTTGGTGTGTGCATGAGGGAGGTGGGCAGACGCGCCTGCCTGTGTGAGCACTGGTGCGTCTGCCTACGGGCGTGGGTGTGCACTGGGAGCTGGGGATCACAGCCGTTTGCACATGCCCTGTGTGTCTAGGGGCTCTCCACACGCCACACGCACATCAGATGAGGCCGACACACGCCTGCCTGCTCCCCATGTGGACATCAGTCTGCACACCTGCGTCTCTGTCCACCCACGTGCATCCCAGTGTCCACACAGGTGCCCACCTGTGTCCACCCTGCGTGCAGACGGTCTGCATGGCTAGGTACGCATGCGTGAGGTGGGCCCGTCTATCTCCTGGGGATGTGCCTGCAGGACCAGGCACACTCCTGGAACAAATTGCTCCCAGCCCCCCACTCGCTGGGAACCACAAGATTGGCCTGGACAACGCGCCTGTCCCTGTGCAGAGCCTCCAGGGAAGCTGGCACGCAGTATGTGCAGACCAGGGCCCTGCCAGCAGGTACTCACTGATGAGGTTGGTGGAGTTGGGGACCCTGAAGAAGTCTGGCAGGTACAGCCACTTGATGAGCGTGGAATTCATGGGGATGGCCTGGCTCCAGCGCCACGGGTAGTCTGCAGGTAGAGGGCATGTATTGGCCCCAGATGTCCCGTCCCTCCCTGTCTGCCGCCCTGTGGCCTGCAGGGGCCCAGTGTCCACGGGATCTTATGCCCAGTCACCCACATTCACGCAGCCTCAAAACACACCCAGTCGCACCAGAGCCCCAAGAGGCCACCAGCCCAGAGGTTCCGGCACTCTCTGATCTGTATGCTTTTCAGACATAAAGTTCCCCGTGCCCCGTGCCCCAGGAGGAGGAACCGAGAGACAGCCTAGAGTAACTGGCAGGCTGGGGCCGGCAGGCCTCCCCAGGTGCTGAGCCCTGGCACGGACAGACCACAGTACAACGGTGTCACATACCCATCAGAATGGCTGAAATAAAAAGGTGATggcaccaaatgctggtgaggatgcagagaaatggaacACATAATATCGCTGGCAGATGAATGGACAGCGCAGGACGCAACTCCAGGGTAGGCGGGTAACACGGCCATGTGCCTCTACAGGCCACAGAGGCCCTGCACAGCGGCGCCTTTGGTGCCCCCCACACCCAGCCTGCAGCTGTGCCCTCCTCACCAATGCACAGGGCCGGGGGGATGCCCAGACACAGCAGGTACTGGTACAGAAGGAAGAGCACCAGGAAGAGGCAGTAGTTGGGCCAGAGGCGGGCGATGGCCCTGCGGCGGCGGCGGGTGAGGAGGGCCACCAGCCAGCAGCCGTGCAGGATGACCATGAAGTTCATACGCTGCCCAATCACATTCACGGCCATCAGGAAGCAGATCTGGGGATGGAGACGAGCACGGGGACCAGAGTGAGCAGGACGGGACCCGCCTGGCCACGGGCTGGCTCTGAGGTGCCCAGAGGCGCCCCCCAGGCAGTGGGGCGTTGGGCACAGCACAGGGCTGCAGCGCAGGCTCTCAACAGCCCACACGCCTTTCCTGGAGGGATGGGGAGGCTGGAAGGTCGCTGCCCTGCGGGGTAACCAAGCCTGGGGGTGCCTGTCccggacccccacccccaccctacaGGCCCCTCTCCAAGTGAGGCCGGCTGAGTGCACAGGACCCAGCACCCCCAAGGGCCTGCGCAGCGCCAATGCTCAGCGCATGCCCAGAGGGTGCTAAGGGGCCCCAGGGCCAGCCTGCCCAGGGAAGGGGCAATGGCCTCACCTCCAGCCCAAATTTGTAGAAGAAGAAGTTGATGAAGTACTGGAGGCACCCGAGCAGGTCCCGGTCCAGCTGCTGGCGCGTGCCAC encodes:
- the PIEZO1 gene encoding piezo-type mechanosensitive ion channel component 1 isoform X1; the protein is MSPGANRKSPGPRGAQWRVGRCPGSQALGSLHHTLCLGPPGKAPPARPPCLLRVSALSLVYLLALLLLPWLPGPSRHGLRGHPGRLLRALLGFSLVFLAAHLTFQICLRTVPRLDRLLGPSCSPWETLSRHIGVTRLNLNDIPTTIQLVAPDLGVLVVSSVCLGLCRRLARASRWGQRTQDLEDNDREADPSPPAGLQEAPALASNRRSRLAARFRITAHWLLVAAGRTLAVVLLALAGIAHPSAFSSAYFLLFLAICTWWACHFPISPLGFSALCVTVGCFGAGHLVCLYCYQTPFAQVVLPPAGIWARVFGLKDLLAPTNCSSASVLVLNTSHDWPVYVSPGILLLLYYAVVSLLKLPEAQTLDQSPQEAAGGSEEQEVELTELDQWPQGEARAAAASEEGAVQYMLPMPAKPDSEADNCIVHDLTGHSPVPLGALRSRPAVPKERSPLHGLGHLIMDQSYVCALIAMMVWSITYHSWLTFVLLLWACLIWTVRSRHQLAMLCSPFILLYGLALCGLHYVWAMDLSSELPTTLGPVSLRQLGLEHTRYPCLDLGAMLLYTLTFWLLLRQFVKEKLLRKAGAPAALTEVTVAGTEPTRTQTLLQSLGRLVAGLHAKYWIYVCAGMFIVVSFAGRLVVYKIVYMLLFLLCLTLFQVYYSLWRKLLKAFWWLVVAYTMLVLVAVYTFQFQDFPVYWRNLTGLTDEQLGDLGLEQFSVSELFSSIFVPGFFLLACILQLHYFHQPFMRLTDLGRSPRARPPRRAPRQDVVSGTPLLRQEEEEDPRVEELSSAGPSQATQVLEIAANNWGLVAERLLDLAAAFSDILGRVQTLVGRLLELHIFKLVALYTVWVALREVSVMNLLLLALWAFALPYPRFRPMASCLSTVWTCIVIVCKMLYQLKVVSPHEYSSNCTKPFPNSTNLQRTEINQSLLYRGPIDPANWFGVRKGFPNLGYIQNHLQILLLLVFEAIVYRRQEHQRRLHQMAPLPAQAVCASGTRQQLDRDLLGCLQYFINFFFYKFGLEICFLMAVNVIGQRMNFMVILHGCWLVALLTRRRRRAIARLWPNYCLFLVLFLLYQYLLCLGIPPALCIDYPWRWSQAIPMNSTLIKWLYLPDFFRVPNSTNLISDFLLLLCASQQWLVFSAEHTEEWQHMAGTNTDCLELPQGEPNPVPNFMHCRSYLDMLKVAVFRYLFWAVLVLVFITGATRISIFGLGYLLACFYLLLFGTTLLQKDTHARLVLWDCLILYNVTVIISKNMLSLLSCVFVEQMQSSFCWVIQLFSLVCTVKGYYNPREMLSRDKDCLLPVEEAGVLWDSVCFLFLLLQRRVFLSHYFLYVRAELQATALQASRGFDLYSAASLKSIDLHRKEEEKSLAQLKRQMERIRTKQEKHRVNRSRPQDPPGPGREPGPGSPGGSSLPRRQWWRPWLDHATVIHSGDYFLFESDSEEEDEAPPEDPRPSAQSAFQMAYQAWVTNAQTVLRQQQEEQAGQLPAGHSRMMQRVLSTVQFLWVLGQALVDGLTRWLRTFTRHHRAISDVLRAERYLFTQELLQGREAHRSVLDQLYASEAEAALPDSSEAHDTPSPASSGLGAEEPLSTTGSPPSVGHGAHSGSEETGPEPGASAHGSGELRVAAAPRTRTASELLLHRCLCIPELEEAEQFEAEQGRALQLLLAGYQCVAAHSELLCYFVIVLNHMVTASAVSLVLPVLVFLWAMLSIPRPSRRFWMTAIVFTEVTVVTKYLFQFGFFPWNSHTVLRRYENKPYFPPRILGLEKSDSYIKYDLVQLMALFFHRSQLLCYGLWNHEEDPLSKEQDRGVQEEPAPLGPQEPEVAGTPIKGDIRAEARDGRSHDTGLTRLSLRRRRKESSDPREPAAFDPKDRAAVEAAATGSRRWGRPRAGVRALGARLQSCCLTLARGVYQPLRHFFHDILHTKYRAATDVYALMFLADVVDFIIIIFGFWAFGKHSAATDITSSLSDDQVPEAFLVMLLIQFSTMVVDRALYLRKTVLGKLAFQVVLVLAIHLWMFFVLPAVTERMFSQNAVAQLWYFVKCIYFALSAYQIRCGYPTRILGNFLTKKYNHLNLFLFQGFRLVPFLVELRAVMDWVWTDTTLSLSNWMCVEDIYANIFIIKCSRETEKKYPQPKGQKKKKIVKYGMGGLIILFLVAIIWFPLLFMSLVRSVVGVVNQPIDVTVTLKLGGYEPLFTMSAQQPSIIPFTHQAYEELSRQFDPHPLAMQFISQYSPEDIVTAQIEGSSGALWRISPPSRAQMKRELDNGTAAITLRFTWNFQRDLAKGGTMEYTNEKHTLDLTPNSTERRQLASLLQGTSDQSVVIPHLFPKYIRAPNGPEANPVKQLQPNEEDDYLGVRIQLRRERVGAGAAGFLEWWVIELQDCRADCNLLPMVIFSDKVSPPSLGFLAGYGIMGLYVSIVLVIGKFVRGFFSEISHSIMFEELPCVDRVLKLCQDIFLVRETQELELEEELYAKLIFLYRSPETMIKWTRERE